In Leuconostocaceae bacterium ESL0723, the following proteins share a genomic window:
- a CDS encoding phosphatidylglycerophosphatase A yields MTEALQLAAIDKLGERGVNIEDIFHGTEAFLVDKYHDEINVDALNQAIKRVLHKDEVADIILTAIYLDEQAPIMPDSEPLKPRLQRDANGHNVDEILAIGITQQFSAAATVHYGLLDDLKPGLIGEINDRTDSVNVYLDDILAALISSAAMTYLEILGGNQY; encoded by the coding sequence ATGACAGAAGCATTGCAACTGGCCGCCATTGACAAGTTGGGCGAACGCGGCGTAAACATTGAAGATATTTTCCATGGAACCGAAGCCTTCCTGGTTGATAAGTACCACGATGAAATTAACGTTGATGCCTTAAACCAGGCCATCAAGCGGGTCCTGCACAAGGATGAAGTGGCCGATATTATCCTGACGGCAATTTACCTAGACGAACAGGCACCAATTATGCCAGACAGTGAACCCTTAAAGCCCCGTTTACAGCGGGACGCCAACGGTCATAACGTGGATGAAATTCTGGCCATTGGGATTACCCAGCAGTTTTCCGCTGCCGCTACGGTCCACTACGGTCTCCTGGATGACTTAAAGCCTGGCTTGATTGGTGAAATTAACGATCGGACCGACTCAGTTAACGTTTACTTGGACGATATTCTGGCCGCCTTGATTAGTAGTGCTGCCATGACCTACTTGGAAATCCTGGGTGGCAATCAGTACTAA
- a CDS encoding 3-phosphoglycerate dehydrogenase family protein encodes MNIKTYNAVSEKGLDYLSERGYQINGDEAPDGILLRSQDLHHETIPDSVKAVVRAGAGFNNIPVSELSKRGIPVFNTPGGNANAVKELTVAALIMAARPIISAINFANETRGGDVSLRTERNKGSYRGTELYQKTLGVIGLGNVGSKVANIALSLGMDVIGYDPGLNANTAWRIDRHVHHAASVDEVLAAADYVTVHIPYTKANHHFIDAKKLAQLKPNAALINFSRSGIVDDEAAVKALDAKQLRLFITDFSSEPLLDNDRVIITPHIGGSTVEAEDTSALMAAKQLDDFLTSGNIVNSVNYPDINEPFLTPYRIGILHENVPNMLGQISQVFGKQDLNIEELSNRAVGDYAYTLVALNQLPADHRQAIVSDIKGIGHVLNVEIYHNPDADEL; translated from the coding sequence ATGAACATCAAAACCTATAACGCTGTCAGTGAAAAGGGATTGGATTACCTAAGCGAGCGGGGCTACCAAATCAATGGTGACGAGGCCCCCGACGGCATCCTTCTCCGTTCCCAAGATTTGCACCATGAAACAATTCCTGACAGCGTCAAGGCCGTGGTTCGAGCTGGGGCCGGGTTTAACAATATTCCAGTAAGCGAGCTTTCTAAGCGTGGGATCCCGGTCTTTAATACCCCGGGTGGGAATGCTAATGCAGTTAAGGAATTGACCGTTGCGGCCTTAATTATGGCGGCCAGGCCCATCATTTCGGCGATTAATTTTGCCAATGAAACCCGTGGTGGGGATGTTTCCCTGCGCACCGAACGTAACAAGGGCAGTTACCGGGGTACCGAACTTTACCAAAAGACCCTGGGGGTAATTGGTCTGGGAAATGTGGGCTCCAAGGTGGCCAACATCGCTCTTTCACTGGGGATGGACGTAATCGGTTACGACCCCGGTCTGAATGCGAATACGGCTTGGCGGATTGACCGTCACGTTCATCACGCGGCCAGTGTTGACGAGGTCTTAGCGGCCGCTGACTATGTGACAGTGCATATTCCTTATACCAAGGCCAACCACCACTTTATTGATGCTAAGAAACTGGCCCAATTGAAGCCTAACGCGGCCTTGATTAACTTCTCCCGGAGCGGGATTGTTGATGATGAGGCGGCGGTTAAGGCCCTAGATGCCAAGCAATTACGGCTCTTCATTACCGACTTTAGTAGCGAACCGCTCTTAGATAACGACCGGGTCATTATCACCCCTCATATTGGTGGTTCCACGGTCGAGGCCGAGGATACCAGTGCCTTGATGGCAGCCAAGCAGCTGGATGATTTCCTGACGAGTGGAAACATCGTGAACTCGGTCAACTATCCCGACATTAACGAACCTTTCCTGACCCCTTACCGGATTGGTATCCTGCACGAAAACGTGCCCAACATGCTGGGACAAATTAGCCAGGTCTTTGGAAAACAGGATTTAAACATTGAAGAGTTGAGCAACCGGGCGGTGGGTGACTATGCGTACACTTTGGTGGCCTTAAACCAATTGCCGGCGGATCACCGGCAGGCCATTGTCAGTGATATCAAGGGTATTGGCCATGTCTTAAACGTGGAAATTTACCACAACCCTGATGCCGATGAGCTGTAA
- the serC gene encoding 3-phosphoserine/phosphohydroxythreonine transaminase codes for MQSYNFSAGPGVLPEPVIQQIQKDLAAQEHTHTSILEISHRSPQFDAIINHAQEKLRQLMGISDEYAVLFVQGGGSLQFEMLPANFATHLGKIAVLDSGNFAHKAALAADAVGKEADILATSRPDKYRYLPSLPADFKSADYDYLYLTTNNTIEGTTYHQDLLPKTDGRLIADLSSNILAEPYQAQDFDAFFAGAQKNLGPAGVTLVVVKKDWLANQQPEKIGPMMRYQNYVDKNSMYNTPPVFSIYALGLVLDWVDQEGGVPAMYARNQAKAKRLYDYLDQSDFYQAPVQGAARSLTNVVFTTGNADLDKKISQEADRAGLHNLAGHRSVGGFRASLYNAQPMDAVDALITFLDQAKKENQ; via the coding sequence ATGCAAAGTTATAATTTTTCAGCCGGACCTGGGGTCTTACCCGAGCCGGTTATCCAGCAAATTCAAAAAGATTTGGCGGCCCAGGAGCACACCCATACCAGCATCCTAGAGATTTCCCACCGCAGTCCCCAGTTTGATGCCATCATTAACCACGCCCAGGAAAAACTCCGCCAGTTAATGGGGATTTCTGACGAATACGCCGTGCTCTTTGTCCAGGGTGGTGGCTCCCTCCAATTTGAAATGCTACCGGCCAACTTTGCCACTCACCTGGGGAAGATTGCGGTCTTGGATTCGGGTAACTTTGCCCACAAGGCGGCCTTGGCGGCTGACGCAGTTGGTAAAGAGGCCGATATTCTTGCTACATCGCGACCAGATAAGTACCGTTACCTACCAAGTTTGCCGGCCGATTTTAAGTCAGCGGACTATGACTATCTCTATCTGACTACCAATAACACCATTGAAGGGACCACCTATCACCAGGACCTGTTGCCAAAGACTGATGGTCGCCTGATTGCGGATCTCAGTTCCAACATTTTGGCCGAGCCTTACCAAGCCCAGGACTTTGATGCCTTCTTTGCTGGTGCTCAGAAAAACCTGGGGCCAGCCGGGGTAACCCTGGTAGTTGTTAAAAAGGACTGGCTAGCCAACCAACAGCCCGAAAAGATCGGGCCGATGATGCGTTACCAAAACTACGTTGATAAGAATTCAATGTACAACACGCCGCCCGTCTTTAGTATCTATGCCTTAGGCCTGGTCTTAGACTGGGTTGATCAAGAAGGTGGGGTACCAGCCATGTACGCCCGCAACCAGGCGAAGGCTAAGCGCTTATACGATTACTTAGACCAGTCTGACTTTTACCAGGCACCAGTTCAGGGGGCGGCACGTTCCCTGACCAACGTGGTCTTTACCACCGGTAATGCTGATTTGGATAAGAAGATTAGCCAGGAGGCTGACCGAGCTGGACTGCACAACCTGGCCGGTCACCGTTCGGTTGGCGGTTTCCGGGCTTCCTTGTACAACGCCCAGCCAATGGATGCCGTTGACGCCTTAATTACATTTTTGGACCAGGCTAAAAAGGAGAACCAGTAA